In Saccharomyces cerevisiae S288C chromosome V, complete sequence, one DNA window encodes the following:
- the GLC7 gene encoding type 1 serine/threonine-protein phosphatase catalytic subunit GLC7 (Type 1 S/T protein phosphatase (PP1) catalytic subunit; involved in glycogen metabolism, sporulation and mitotic progression; interacts with multiple regulatory subunits; regulates actomyosin ring formation; subunit of CPF; recruited to mating projections by Afr1p interaction; regulates nucleocytoplasmic shuttling of Hxk2p; import into the nucleus is inhibited during spindle assembly checkpoint arrest; involved in dephosphorylating Rps6a/b and Bnr1p) translates to MDSQPVDVDNIIDRLLEVRGSKPGQQVDLEENEIRYLCSKARSIFIKQPILLELEAPIKICGDIHGQYYDLLRLFEYGGFPPESNYLFLGDYVDRGKQSLETICLLLAYKIKYPENFFILRGNHECASINRIYGFYDECKRRYNIKLWKTFTDCFNCLPIAAIIDEKIFCMHGGLSPDLNSMEQIRRVMRPTDIPDVGLLCDLLWSDPDKDIVGWSENDRGVSFTFGPDVVNRFLQKQDMELICRAHQVVEDGYEFFSKRQLVTLFSAPNYCGEFDNAGAMMSVDESLLCSFQILKPAQKSLPRQAGGRKKK, encoded by the exons atggaCTCACAACCAGTTGACGTTGATAATATCATCGATAGATTATTGGAAGTAAGAGGATCTAAACCTGGTCAACAAGTTGAtctagaagaaaatgaaatcagATACTTATGTTCGAAAGCCAGATCTATATTCATAAAGCAACCCATTTTACTAGAGTTAGAAGCCCCAATTAAA atatGTGGTGACATTCATGGGCAATACTATGATTTACTACGTCTATTTGAGTACGGTGGATTCCCGCCAGAATCTAATTATCTATTTTTGGGTGATTATGTCGACCGTGGTAAACAATCCTTAGAGACTATTTGTCTATTACTGGCTTACAAAATTAAGTATCcagaaaactttttcattttaagAGGGAACCATGAATGTGCTTCCATTAATAGAATTTACGGGTTTTATGATGAATGTAAGAGACGTTATAATATCAAACTTTGGAAAACTTTCACGGATTGTTTCAATTGTTTACCAATTGCTGCAATTATTGATGAGAAAATCTTCTGTATGCATGGTGGTCTCTCACCAGATTTGAATAGTATGGAACAGATCAGAAGGGTGATGAGGCCAACAGATATTCCCGACGTTGGCTTATTATGTGACTTATTGTGGTCAGATCCAGATAAAGATATCGTAGGTTGGAGTGAAAATGATAGAGGTGTTTCTTTCACTTTTGGTCCTGATGTAGTGAACAGATTTTTACAGAAACAAGATATGGAGTTGATTTGCAGGGCCCATCAAGTTGTGGAAGATGGTTATGAATTCTTTAGTAAAAGACAATTGGTGACACTTTTCAGTGCTCCGAATTATTGTGGTGAATTTGATAACGCTGGTGCAATGATGAGTGTTGATGAAAGTTTATTAtgttcttttcaaattttaaagCCAGCCCAAAAAAGTCTACCAAGGCAAGCTGGGggtagaaagaaaaaataa
- a CDS encoding Mg-dependent acid phosphatase (Magnesium-dependent acid phosphatase; member of the haloacid dehalogenase superfamily; non-essential gene) produces the protein MTGYPDVAAFDLDYTIWPCYCDTHLHGPFKPVKSSNGEVLTIICRDGYELTIYKDIPRILGDLKDNGVKLMTASRTWAPEIAQEILKIFKVKYAGVVTPLANLFDEFQWGERSKIGHLRDGLKDLYNTSDLKSKKICLFDDESRNKEVEKYGVKFVYVRDPENGPSWKLYQDYLSGKV, from the coding sequence ATGACTGGATACCCTGACGTGGCCGCCTTCGATTTGGACTACACCATTTGGCCCTGCTATTGTGATACCCATTTGCACGGTCCCTTTAAGCCAGTTAAAAGTAGTAATGGCGAAGTTCTCACAATTATATGTAGAGATGGTTACGAGCTCACAATCTACAAAGATATCCCACGTATACTAGGTGATCTTAAAGATAATGGAGTTAAGTTAATGACCGCGTCACGAACGTGGGCACCTGAGATTGCCCAGGAAATactgaaaatattcaaGGTCAAGTATGCTGGTGTCGTAACCCCGTTGGCCAACCTGTTCGATGAATTTCAGTGGGGAGAAAGAAGTAAAATTGGCCATTTAAGGGACGGTTTGAAAGATCTTTATAATACCAGCGATTTAAAATCGAAAAAGATTTGTttatttgatgatgaaagtagaaacaaagaagtGGAGAAATACGGAGTGAAGTTTGTTTATGTAAGAGACCCAGAGAATGGACCATCTTGGAAACTTTATCAAGATTACCTGAGTGGAAAGGTTTGA
- a CDS encoding uncharacterized protein (hypothetical protein; conserved among S. cerevisiae strains; YER135C is not an essential gene), which yields MTWTLRNLHNSQKKVLVDITIWLALSPYGDMALFTSFENIIGEYYRYSILPLHQNLHKLLFTLFLICLASWKEGNRSCRYKWQKFVCNKLNSPETNFVPIRTSVNKNSKMIVEKQISIHISLKCIVYKEY from the coding sequence ATGACATGGACTTTAAGAAACTTACATAATTCACAGAAAAAGGTCTTGGTCGATATTACAATTTGGTTAGCACTTTCTCCATACGGTGACATGGCGTTATTTACAAGTTTTGAGAATATAATCGGCGAATATTATAGGTACTCTATACTACCGTTACATCAAAACTTACACAAGTTACTATTCACTCTTTTTCTAATATGCCTCGCTAGTTGGAAAGAGGGAAACAGATCTTGCAGATATAAATGGCAGAAATTTGTGTGCAACAAGCTAAATTCTCCTGAAACAAATTTCGTACCCATTCGCACCTCAGTGAATAAGAACTCTAAAATGATTGTTGAAAAGCAGATAAGCATTCatatttctttaaagtGTATTGTTTACAAAGAATACTAA